The following DNA comes from Anopheles coustani chromosome 2, idAnoCousDA_361_x.2, whole genome shotgun sequence.
CAATATGGTTTATATGTCGAAAGTACCCTAAGCAAAAGCGTTTTCGTTCTtaaatggttttcttttcgtataCTTACCTTATCTActtcaattattttatactcctttttcaattgattggtaacatttttcccaATATGTTTATCTAGCTCTGCTTTGGTTTTCTTTGGCCGGTCGATTGCATCCTTACTGCCGCATAGTGCAACCGATGGCTTTTCATTGTTCGGCACTGGATTGCTCATCTTTTCTTCGGCTCCCCTTGAGGGATGCACACCCCACTCCCGCCCTTCTCCACGACCCAGAGCGGAGCAGCCAGAATAATGataagaaaacggaaaagcagCTTTTCCTTGTCgaactgaaaatgtacacCATTACTGAGCACTATGGCACCATGGCGCCGGGCCAAAGGGACAAGACGGTGGGGCGGCGATTTGCTGAAGCATCACTTTCCCACCCGCAAAGGGGAAGGAAGACACCGGACTGCCGAGGAATGCGCTGGGGAAAACGGGGGGGAAGATTTCCCCGGAGCGATGAAACCATAGTTTAAACAGAGTGAATGCAAtcgaaaggcaaacaaaaggCACTGGTCTATCCTACCAGCTTGTCTATTTGCTCTGGCACTCTTCCATCCTTACCTTACCCCTGACgtagccatttttttttccttcctttgccATAACTCTCCGGATGCGATTGATGTTCGGTACGTTTGGTAAACCAATGCTCGCCAGAGACGGAATACTTTTTGTCAAAGAAGAAAGCATATCTTCTGTACATTCATTCTTTTGTGGCTCTCGCCAAGGCACAGCACCGCCTTCGTCCCCGGTTCGGGTGTCAGGTTGGAAAAAGGGAGTCGCAAAAGGAAGGtttgaaagtgaaagaaattaaataaaaagtaattttcaataaatataatttgatATCATCGCTCGCCGAACGGACGACCACTCCAGTGGGCAGGGAGTGGTAGGAAGGGTGAATCAACAGAAGTCGAACATGGGAAACTCAATCCCATCCAGTACAGTGCAACCgtaaggtccttcaaaggagcagcagcaccattcTACAAGTGAAATGCCAGAAGGCAAGAACTGCTTCCTCTcgaacggacggacggagGATTCGAGGCGATCGATGTAGCGAAAATCCACTGCCCGAgaagaaaaaggggaaaagaaaaacaacggaCCGCTTTTCCTGGCTCCGGTTCCGGCTGCACGATAGGTATCAGATCGAACCGTGttactttccagcatcttttgTCTATTAGTCTATTTGCAGTGAAAGATTTGCCGCCGCCTTTTTTTTCGGCTACAGTTTTCCCACCGAAAATACTTCCACGATTCCGGAAAATCCAGTGGGATTTTGGGATGGAAGCGCACGGTTggatataaattaatttctgAAAGTGCTAATTAAAATCTTATTTTCAACTTACCAGGTTTTTCGCTGCACGGCGAAGGGAAATGTGTGCCAAAAAACCCGAACATATTTTTCCGTGGACTTTTTTTATCCCGATATCTACGAATGCGCGTGTTTTCTACCTGCATTTGAGCAAAACGCTATCCTTTCGCTTCGGATGCAATTTTAGGGGAGGGGATGTCAGGATAGAAAGGATTTATTGAACTGTTTACTTTCCTTTCGTTACATTGCCGACTACACTATCGTAATGAAAACTTCCACTTTATTACCTGTGCGAATTGgctgaaattaattttatctcTACACTTTCCCTGTGTTTTACACTAGATTTTTCGACTATTTGTTAACCGCTCCGACTAATTAGTTCGTTGGTTgcaatttttccttcttttttttcattcaacggAAGATTCCTTCCTCTGGTCATCGTCCTCTCGACAAAGGCGTTCTCTTAAACTACTTTCGAAATTGGTGTGCATTCGGTGAAGAACAGACGAAGGTAATAACTTTGATATTGGAAAGGGTTGCTCACAGAAAAACCAATTGATCACTCCATCGGCACATTGTTTATCTCGGCCATGATGTAGCCATTTTCATCAGGATTATTTGCTCCGTTCTTCGGAAAAATAACCCCCGGCCACTCATAATGGAGCAGCCTTCTCCCGCCGTTCTCTCAATTTAAGCCAAGTTTATCAACCCCTTCACTAATCCTTCCATAATGCAAACAGCAacaacgagaaagaaaaaagacggGAGAGTGCAAACAAACTATTTCGTACTTTTACGAGCAGGATTTGTAGAAAAGTTTCTCGGTCTGGCCGCGGCCCGCCTCCCCCATCCGCTCCTCTTGGTGTTCCCTCCCGTCGTGCTTCGAAATCGAACCACCACGCCGGAACGCCAATCAACCATGAGAATAGAGAACTAACCGAAGCTACTCGGATACTATCATCGGGTTTTATATTCCCCCCGaactccctccccctcccccaccctccGCGTTCGCCTGATGGGAAAGTTTTAAGCCACACGACGGAACGGAAGAATGTCCGAAACTgttgtaaataaattattttccaatgaAGAATAAAATCTCTTCTTCGCTTCGGCCTTCCGGTTTTCCCCGGGCTTTTCCCCCACCCGGGTGCGTATGTTGTGCTGCTTTTTCGCTGACCTCTTCCAGAAGGGAATGGCCGCTTTTTACCGGCTGTGGGGAGTGAAGGTTGGGAGAGGGGCACATTTCTTTCGGAAGTGCTTACACTCGACATTtcaccgaccgaccgaagaAACTTCTTTGGTATTAGTTGAAAACAAGACGCCCGGCTCCTTTGGTGCACCTCCTTATGCTTTCCTAgtgcaccacacacacacaaacaaacacatacacactcacgcATCCACATACATGCACCCGATTTTCCATCAATCGTCCCTTATAAAATCTACTCCTACCAACCTTCTCTTGGTTTCTTCTAGTAAAATAATTTagatcaataaataaataaacgtcTCTTAggttggaaaagtttaacgCCGGCCGGCTCCTGTCTCTCCCCTAGGGCCGTCCGAACTGACCGTTGCCGAAGAAGAACGGCGGTGCCTGCGGGTTCTGGGGCAAGCCAAAGTTCGGCGTCGGTCCTACGCCGGGGACCGTGAACAGGGGTGGCTGCATGGGGAACGGAAATTGAGAACCTGGGAACGATCCGCCAGCCATCGGGaaagcaccaccaccgcccggTTGCTGCTGCGGAGGAAATCCCATCGATGGCCACCCGTTCGGGGCGGGAAATGTTCCGGGTCCCGGGAACGGATCGCGCTGGACGACGACCGATGGCTTCACCGTCGGATCGAACGTGATGGCGAACGGGTTGACCGTGACGCTCCGGTCCGTGGCCAGCCGGAAGTTGATGGCAATATCGTTCGTAAGATCGTGTGCCGGCGCTGGAGTTCCCTCGTCCGCCAGCGGGCGTTCCTGATGTTCGTTGAAGACATGCTCGAACTGGTTCGATGTTGGTACAATAATGCGATGTTCCTTTTGTCGGCTGGTTTCTTCCCACTTTATCGGCCATGCTTCGTCCCACTCCGAAAGGCGGGTTGGGTAGGTTTCGAGCAAATCCTCGTACAGAGATTCCTCGTCGGAGCTCGCGTCGAGCAGTTCGCTGGTGGCTCGGTTGCGTTGCTCCACCATTTTCTTCTCGTCCGAATGCGATGGTCCTTCGAACGACTCCAGTCCCTTCCACTGTTCCGAGGACTGttcaaaattaattacttCTTATTCTTATCGTCTTGGCTTGGCTTACCGTTGTTGCGAGAAAGATGTATCATTTTAATCTGGCAACTGGTAGCTAGTTAATGCATCTGGCGTTTTCTTATCACAATTTTATAATACAGAATTATCATTTAGGCGTAAAGGTAAGAAAATAGTTAAACAGTGTTGGTTCCTTATGCTTTAGATATGTACACGATCGCAAAGGAACGTTTCCATTCTCATCAcaataagaaaatataaaaatattatccCAGGCTTACTCTATATTCACATGCCGCTCCTCACACATAGCTTTCATTATGATTGTTGTTAAATATAGCATAACGTAAGGGATCAGTAGAAAAACGGAAATAATTAGATTTCAAGCAGCAGATCAGGCAAGAACAATCGGCGGAAGATTGAGCACGGAATgggaaaaaggagaagaaatgTTCAAGTTCTTTTCAACTTTATTTACATCATTATGTTTGTAATGCTTATCTTGGTTAGACTTATTAATGTAAAAAAACTCGGAAGAGCAGCAACCAGCGAAACACGTCTGCATCCCGACCTCGTTATCCGGTTTTACAATCCAATCCCAATACTGTACAATTGGTAGCATATACCAAGAGGTGTTTTGTAAGATCACACCTTCTCCGGGTATTTTCCTCTGCGTTTTGTTCCTCCATCACAAATTTAGAGCCAATCGAATAAAATCGAAGACGCTAACGCTTTCCATTCCCAAATGAAACCGGTCAAACATGCATTCTGGTTccctttttatcgttttttgaaaaagaCCAAACTCCTCCCCCCACTCTTCCGACGTTCTCTCTGTTGCAGAAACGGTGCATCTCGTTGTGTTTTGTAGTATTATATTGTTTTTCGTCGTCAGGATGAAACTAGTTGGCACCGGTAGGAAAGTGTGCCCTAGCCCTGCGGTCAAGATGGAAAACATGTGGAAATTGGTTGGTAACCGTGAATTCACATCCATATACTTGGGACCGATACACATGCGTTTACATGGGAGGAATGTTAAGTTTGAAAAAGGAACGTCTAATGGATGCAGggaacaattaaaataaatgagttAAGTTTTGAAAGATTCAGATAGCGACCGATCGTTAAAGAAGAGTAATAGTTGATGCAGATGGAGTGTCAGATGTGAGAAGATTCCATTTCAGATGTAGGAATTCCGTTCCATGAAGACGATACGAGAAATGGCGGAACCCAAAGATGCGTAGGAAATTGGGATTTTGCAGAGAATAGCACTGGACTTCAGAAAATAGCAGCCCGAAAGAGGTGGAAAATATTAGCCAAGCGTGGCACTAGGGGCGAGGAACAGCGAGAGGCTGAGAAGGTTGTTAGGCAGCGTCTGCGGCGGCTATGGTAGTGGTTTCCGCCGCGACATCGGCTTCTTCAGTGACGCTCTCGGTATTTACCTCCGACTTTTCGGTCAGCGCATCCTTCTCCTTCGGCTTCGCCTCATCGATGTCCACGTTGGAGGTGTCGATCGTGTTCAGCTTCTCATCGGCATCGGGCGTTTTCTCCTCATCGCTCGATTCCAGTTCCGTGTCCCGTTTGGGGGCGTCGGTGCCCGGAGCGCTTGCCTCcttatcgtcgtcgtcgtcttctcCATTTCGGTTGTCGACTTCGACCTCAGTGGGGGTTTCCGGTTTCGGGGCTTCCCCGGCAGGTGCCTCATCTACCGGCTTAACATCAATAACGCGCACCTTGAAGAtcgatgttccgaagtcggtCTTCTTGGTGTAGTACGTATCATTGATCACAACCTTGTGTCCATCGATAACCTAAAACGAAATGGGTTGTTTCAAACGATTCCAAAAACCACCAGTTTCTGCATACCTTGACCGTCGAGGTGGAGTTGGTGGCGGCGCCATCTTCCCCGGAATCTTCCGGAATGCCAACAGGCCACACGCCGGGTCCGGATGGTACCAAGTCCCCACCGTAGAACGGATTCCACGAGCCGGCGAAACGATCACGCACCCGCTTCATGAGATCTACGAACGAGAAAAACCGATTAGATTACTCTTCTATCGCAATGATTAACCAGATGTGTGTGTACTGACCATCCAAATATCCCGTCAGATGCCACGAGAACGGATTGTACGACGGGAAGTAGATGGGCCGGGCCGGCACGGGGTAGAAATCGCCGGTATCCACCACTCCGTCGAAGTTTTCGAAAGACGTCGACGGGTACCGAGGGAACGACGGGCGCTGGTGCGAAAGTGGCACTACGATGAACTCCGCATCATCCGACGAGTCCGATTCCTTCTCGTAGCTCGCTGAAAGTGGAAACCAAAGTTTGAAGGTGGAGACGAAGCGAGAGATAAATGAATTATCGATCATCGTCATCAGGCTTATTGCGCATCTCTGCGTGCTGGAAAATGCCCCATCATGGCCTACTGCTAGCCAGCTGCTATGTAAGGGGAGGAGGCTTGATCAAGGTGAAATCGATTTGAATTGTAGGCAAAAAAACGGCCATATCTGCTTCATTTGGGGTGGAGTAGGCGATGACTGGTCTGTAAGAGGGGTCTTGGAACTGTTCAGCCCAAACTTTTCTCGGGGTAGGAGACGAATAATTGCAACCACCCCGTGTGCCTGTGGCTACCCTAATCGACGGTAATTGGTGCGCTTCAGTGGCCTAATGAAGATGTTGTCCGTTGTTattcgaaaaaaatggaaaacgatcATTATTCGTCGAAGGGCATGCAAGCGGGTCGAGTCTCAAATCGTTTGAATGACACTTGCGTTTGAAATTCGTGATCCTCCTCCTCGAGGGGTTGTGTGGAGATCGCCGAGTAGAACTATCTTCTTCAGAAGAAGGCcagcaagaagaaaacaagtgAAACTCACAAAAAACTACTCGCGATGAGTCGTGGACCAGAAAGTGAAGTTTGGTCATGAAAAAAAGAATCGATGTTTTTGGTAAAAATTTCATTCGTTCCGCAGAAATTTCCGGGGATCAGGCCGATGAGTAATTGCGTGACAAAATCGCGTGAAACAGTCACTCGTTTGCTACCTTTGCGTGTCATCTGCCTGTTTCTGTGGTTCATAATTGATGTAACTCATTTATCTGCCGCTGCCCGTATGTCTGTTCGCCTACGGGTAATCAACAGAGCCGAGTGTTCACTCCGGTGAACAGTTATCTCCagctttttccattccattacGAAACAACGTCCCACGGGGCCTTACATTTACACAGCCTGTAGAGGAAATGACACTTTGCATACTTTAAAGCTACAGTAAAATGTGTAGATAGTCACATTTgactttcaatttcaattacaaatttgagttttttttaaatagttccTTGTTCCGGGAAAAGCCGCCATGAAATTGTGCTTCAAgcagattatttttaaaaacacctAACCGAAAGCTTATAAATATGTATTATACTGTTTATTCATCCCTAACGATGCATGACATGACTCTCTCGAGCCCGACAGGTGTTGACCTATAATTGTCCTATTTTGTTCAGAATTGTAGAACAGCTAAACAAATTGCAGGATGATCCCAATTCAAACTCTTGGCAGCGATCTCGATCACGACCGTGGCTCTCTAACTTCTTTCAATGGTGCTATTGACATTGTTATTAGCGACAATATTCGGCTACGTGACAAGCTTCCGATAGAAGTAGGTTGACCTACTCACCGCGGACCAGTTCGTGCAGTTGGTGTTTTGTTCTCTGTTGCAAACAGTAGTTTCACaagatgttgtttttctgATTCTTTCCTTTACCTCTGATGTCTTCGGTATCATCTTTGAAAGATGTTTGGTGGAGCAAAATTGAATGCCTTTTTCGCACTGAAATGGCCTTTGACGGCAAGGTGAAAATTATTCATAGTTACATCCAACTATTTGCCACTCTACGAGCATGTGCACTTTACGCAACTGAAGGATTTTCCTGTTCCGTTGGTTGCACACTAATTTCCTGCTAAAACAATCGAAATTGTGTTTATGCATGTCGACAGCTTCACATAAAGAAATCATTTTTTAGTTATGTAAAACGTAGCAAATTTGGTATGCCCAAGTGGCACAATTGATTACTTTTAGCATATTTCAGACAATTTCAAATACACCCACAGACATTcacaggaaaagaaaaccgaatgTAACATATTCATTGAGCAAGAACTGGTTTTGCAGTAAATGTCACGTGCATCGATGCAGTTTGCCAACTTCGGCACCGGAATGCAGCATAGATTGGGAGGCAAATGGAAGCCAACGGCTGACGGGTCAGATAAACGCAAGATCGTGGCGTGCATTTGGAGTTTGAATTGTATTCAAAACATGCAACGGAATAAATCAACATCAAACATACCGTTACACGTGTTGGGGAGAACCGCCACACACAGCTGCAAGAATGTAATACCACATCTATTTGAACAGCGTAGGTGGTCGAGTTGTTTGGTAAGACATGTTTCAGGTTGAAAGACATCAACGTCAGAGAACCAATTCCCGATACAGGAATGGAATTTCGAATTTTCATCCGTCGCCATCAACGCTCAGAAAACGGACAACTAAAGCGTTACACCTTGACTTTCTATTCAACTGCATCTGACCAATAAATTAACCAATTGAACCATTGACCTTCGTGTGTCTTAGAAACGTTGCCAAAGTTTTCCCTAAACACCCGATTCGCCATACTTCCTTCAGTCGCCTCCAATGTTCACCCCAAGAACACGATTCAAACGATCCAAACATTCGAGGCTCGAA
Coding sequences within:
- the LOC131267076 gene encoding uncharacterized protein LOC131267076; amino-acid sequence: MRRFATSCLLVVALTVTATFALPASYEKESDSSDDAEFIVVPLSHQRPSFPRYPSTSFENFDGVVDTGDFYPVPARPIYFPSYNPFSWHLTGYLDDLMKRVRDRFAGSWNPFYGGDLVPSGPGVWPVGIPEDSGEDGAATNSTSTVKVIDGHKVVINDTYYTKKTDFGTSIFKVRVIDVKPVDEAPAGEAPKPETPTEVEVDNRNGEDDDDDKEASAPGTDAPKRDTELESSDEEKTPDADEKLNTIDTSNVDIDEAKPKEKDALTEKSESSEQWKGLESFEGPSHSDEKKMVEQRNRATSELLDASSDEESLYEDLLETYPTRLSEWDEAWPIKWEETSRQKEHRIIVPTSNQFEHVFNEHQERPLADEGTPAPAHDLTNDIAINFRLATDRSVTVNPFAITFDPTVKPSVVVQRDPFPGPGTFPAPNGWPSMGFPPQQQPGGGGAFPMAGGSFPGSQFPFPMQPPLFTVPGVGPTPNFGLPQNPQAPPFFFGNGQFGRP